CACGAAAACCTGCATGAAGTAGTCCATTTCGGCGCTGTGCCGCTGTGCCAGCGTTTTTTCCAGACGGCTTTTGGCGAGCAGAAATTCATTGTTGCCCGCCGAAAGCTCTTCCAGACATTTCAGATAGGCGCACAGCGCATCGGCCTGTTTCACCAGCGATTTCTCATCTTCGGTGTAGTGGTGCTCATCAAGCAGCGGGGCGAAGATGTCCTGTAACTCTTCCGGCACCATCGCAATCAGTTTCTGCTGGGCGATTTTCTCGATGGCCTTATATTCATGGGCTATCTGGGAATTGAAATATTTCACCGGCGTGGGCAGATCGCCCGTCAGCACTTCACTCGCATCATGGTACATCGCCAGCAGCGCGATACGCTCGGGGTTCACATTGCCCTGAAATTTGCGGTTTTTAATCACTGCGAGCGCATGGGCGACCATCGCCACCTGCAGACTGTGTTCAGAGACATTTTCAGTGCGCACATTGCGCATGAGCGGCCAGCGATTGATTAACTTCAGGCGAGAGAGGTAGGCGAAAAAATGACTCTGACTCATAAAGATCCCTTGTCTGTAACTGCGACAAAAAACCATTGTGAGGGGAGCGGGGGGAAGATGCAAATCTCCCCCCGAATCGGTTACTGATGGTAGCCGGAAAGGAAGCGGCCCAGCTTGTTAATGGCGAGATCGAGTTCGTCGATGCGCGGCAGCGTTACGATGCGCACGTGATCCGGCCACGGCCAGTTGAATGCGGTGCCCTGAACGAGCAGCACTTTTTCCTGAAGCAGGAAATCAAGCACCATTTTCTGATCGTCGTGAATATTAAAACGCTTTGCGTCGATTTTCGGGAACATATAGAGCGCGCCGCGCGGTTTGACGCAGCTAACGCCCGGAATCTCATTGATTAGTTCCCAGGCGCGGTTGCGCTGCTCATAGAGCCGCCCGCCGGGTACGATAAATTCGCTGATGCTCTGGTAGCCGCCAAGCGCCGTCTGAATGGCATGCTGCGCCGGGACATTGGCGCACAGGCGCATCGAGGCGAGCATTTCCAGCCCTTCGATATACCCTTTGGCGTGTTTTTTCGGCCCGTTCAGTACCATCCAGCCCTGACGGAAACCCGCCACGCGGTAGGTTTTAGAAAGGCCGTTAAAGGTGACGGTGAGCAGATCCGGCGCCAGCGCGGCGATCGAGTGGTGCTGGGCGTCATCGTAGAGGATCTTGTCGTA
The genomic region above belongs to Cronobacter malonaticus LMG 23826 and contains:
- the yfbR gene encoding 5'-deoxynucleotidase gives rise to the protein MSQSHFFAYLSRLKLINRWPLMRNVRTENVSEHSLQVAMVAHALAVIKNRKFQGNVNPERIALLAMYHDASEVLTGDLPTPVKYFNSQIAHEYKAIEKIAQQKLIAMVPEELQDIFAPLLDEHHYTEDEKSLVKQADALCAYLKCLEELSAGNNEFLLAKSRLEKTLAQRHSAEMDYFMQVFVPSFHLSLDEIS